The Plasmodium sp. gorilla clade G2 genome assembly, chromosome: 4 genome has a segment encoding these proteins:
- a CDS encoding glycophorin binding protein, putative codes for MCLSNRTNLKSPGCSNCKNANSKNCSSCSLMEVEKKNEKKSSLFSFHTKKIILVCGIIYVSLWNVNICGDQYQKAADFNFRESRVLAESKKASTKKAKTTLRNTKQTTLTSADPEGQVLKAYAADPEYVKNLQFYAQLLSNTDPNDEVEGSYDPEGQVLKAYAADPEYRKHLNWLHQVLSNTDPNDEVEGSYDPEGQILKAYAADPQYRKNLRFFYNVLTHNPENNADGNADPEAQLLKAYAADPVYRKHLIWLHQVLSNTDPNDEVEGSYDPEGQVLKAYAADPQYRKNLRFFYNVLTHNPENNADGNADPEAQLLKAYAADPVYRKHLSWLHQVLSNTDPNDDVEGSYDPEGQVLKAYAADPEYRKHLNWLHQVLSNTDPNDESS; via the exons ATGTGCCTTTCTAATAGGACTAATCTTAAATCCCCAGGATGTTCGAATTGTAAAAATGCCAATTCGAAAAATTGCTCTAGTTGTTCTTTAATGGAagtcgaaaaaaaaaatgaaaagaaaagttCCTTATTTTCATTCCAtaccaaaaaaattatattagtttgtggaataatatatgtatccTTATGG aatGTTAACATATGCGGAGACCAATACCAAAAGGCTGCTGATTTTAATTTTAGAGAAAGCAGAGTTTTAGCTGAAAGCAAAAAAGCTAGTACAAAAAAAGCAAAGACAACATTAAGAAATACTAAGCAGACAACTTTAACTAGCGCCGATCCAGAAGGACAAGTATTAAAAGCTTATGCTGCTGATCCAGAATATGTTAAAAACTTACAATTCTATGCTCAATTATTAAGTAACACTGACCCAAATGATGAAGTAGAAGGTAGCTACGATCCAGAAGGTCAAGTACTTAAAGCCTATGCTGCAGATCCAGAATATCGTAAACACTTAAATTGGCTTCATCAAGTATTAAGTAACACCGATCCAAATGATGAAGTAGAAGGTAGCTACGATCCCGAAGGACAAATATTAAAAGCTTATGCTGCTGATCCACAATATCGTAAGAACTTAAGATTCTTTTATAATGTGTTAACTCACAACCCTGAAAATAATGCAGACGGTAACGCTGATCCAGAAGCACAATTATTGAAAGCTTATGCTGCTGATCCAGTATATCGTAAACACTTAATTTGGCTTCATCAAGTATTAAGTAACACTGACCCAAATGATGAAGTAGAAGGTAGCTACGATCCCGAAGGTCAAGTATTGAAAGCTTATGCTGCTGATCCACAATATCGTAAGAACTTAAGATTCTTTTATAATGTATTAACTCACAACCCTGAAAATAATGCAGACGGTAACGCTGATCCAGAAGCACAATTATTGAAAGCTTATGCTGCTGATCCAGTATATCGTAAACACTTAAGTTGGCTTCATCAAGTATTAAGTAACACCGATCCAAATGATGACGTTGAAGGTAGCTACGATCCAGAAGGTCAAGTATTGAAAGCTTATGCTGCTGATCCAGAATATCGTAAACACTTAAATTGGCTTCATCAAGTATTAAGTAACACTGACCCAAATGATGAAAGTTCTTAA
- a CDS encoding erythrocyte membrane protein 1, PfEMP1, putative, translating to METLDKICMQPTCNTACGGTTCPQCQKQCAKYHNWLMTKKNEWNGQKDKYKDEYKKPGSKNHTKYATKQSPYEYLQKNVKECNQEEFKNVFKRKDNQYKPYRVKCKKCIEKLTKEILDKIKNGGSSSSTTDNIDLLCKGECENAGKKVYDEHVKGDKNYTKIKDGNNCKGLKKAAEETSKTSSGNGIKWKNRDDGFTSLNELAEEVHFSSRRLNICFQGLDGSINDVKDQDKLLEHLIKLAAIEGFNLGEYYKEKKQKPHEDKYKYDVSECSALKYSFLDLRDIIIGYDNLEPTDKDTEKHLKKIFGDDDEEDGKPGSDYRKKWWTQNQQCVWNAMKCGYKKGRGTDIPTCDIPSETEYPVGTDRPSGTAHQFLRWFAEWGEDYCGHYTREYKKLQEGCKQCDISSGKCDKSSQECQECETACNNYKDFIGRWSPQYKKQKDKYDTLKTNDTYKKDEDVKNSQEAYQYLSKKIKKICNGGTNSGIDCKCMQDKSSQTSSSATSDTPKSLEEIPSGYDQKCNCSNSGSSAKPVVPATSQDVCETVKQCIDANETKKKQDANGKGFCNPKQGPFDWKCDASEFKPGHTGACIPPRRKKLCIAYLKDLTTGGKTELKEAFIKCVALETKYLWEQYIKDNKQNGDVEKKLKTDGIIPEGFKRQMFYTVGDFKDFCLGTDIGKITSGTDVEKARNNIDRILKNGQPGTQSPQDWWKKIEEDIWKGMLCALKHASGNTNDTITKKSEYQYDSVTFGDSKTTSGATKLSEFAGRPQFLRWMTEWGEQFCREYTKEFKILQDKCSSCEVTNGTSGAKATCKDETKCKDCKTQCGKYKDFITQWTKHYESQNRKFKAEKSTPQYEKADTEVKGKNNAREYLKEKLKDMKCTKSGKTENCEYTCMNEESAQQTSKSGNEKMPKSLDQIPEGYETKCDCPAKPAATKPDTSTQGQGPGPGQQPNPPPPARPDSQDGGTQRDHKPINTKGGQASITINTQQTTDPDTASPAGGSAGPGPPGSPTTGGSGNVDPQANGPGGSTNSTVSPDGSPGSGGSPGTGNDWWQTIAGGALFSSLVAGNLGIAATSTAVNAVKDIIPKISDYVVPVAQSGMEIAKKAASGVVENIGKPIAENVAPILEEKIKETISTLKDVISPPNNATNGSNSVNGGQQPPGPQSPPAGNQINSSSSSSSSSSSSSSSSSSSSSLTPSTHGQGPSGKTGGKGKGHTPPSQPSVIPTPTTWPDPTTTVSLSAIPWAIGIGFVGIVYLMFLKKKTPTRPADIFSILEIPQNDEAMPTHTSTNRYIPYRSQYKGKTYIYVEGDEPDDYLRDISSSDVTSSESEYEEIDLYVPRSPKYKTLIEVVLKPTKSGDIPSGTLPSDIPFSGDIPSHIPIEDEWNELKHDFILNMLQNDIPGNTTDTNISYSGMPLEQPFITQIQDRKLYSDENEIIYNINWNVPENITTNTATYNSLYSGIDLINDSLNSGNDIDIYDELLKRKENELFGTKYTKNTTTNKVAKPISGDPILNQIDLYHKWLERNKDMFNQWNNKEEMLSKLNEKWNMQHDNISIDEVNPFNNTHKMLNTNLSIEVSSDMTHDTSNMDMSGTNRYTYLDDMDSFENSSDENL from the exons atggaaacaCTAGATAAGATATGTATGCAACCAACGTGTAATACTGCGTGTGGAGGTACAACGTGCCCTCAATGCCAAAAGCAATGTGCAAAATATCATAATTGGttaatgacaaaaaaaaatgaatggaATGGCCagaaagataaatataaagacgAATACAAGAAACCCGGTTCAAAAAATCATACCAAATATGCAACCAAACAAAGTCCTTACgaatatttacaaaaaaatgtaaaagaaTGTAATCAGgaagaatttaaaaatgtttttaaGAGAAAAGATAACCAATATAAACCATACAGAGTAAAATGTAAGAAATGTATAGAGAAATTAACGAAAGAAATTTTagacaaaattaaaaatggaGGTAGTAGTAGTTCAACAACAGACAATATCGATTTGTTATGTAAAGGAGAATGTGAAAATGCAGGTAAAAAAGTGTACGACGAACACGTTAAAGGGGACAAAAACTATACTAAAATTAAGGATGGAAATAACTGTAAAGGATTAAAAAAAGCAGCAGAAGAGACTTCAAAGACAAGTTCAGGAAATGGGATTAAATGGAAAAATAGAGATGATGGTTTTACGTCTTTGAACGAATTGGCTGAAGAAGTACATTTTTCTTCTCGTAGactaaatatatgttttcaAGGACTTGATGGCTCTATTAATGATGTTAAAGATCAAGATAAATTGTTGGAACATTTGATAAAACTTGCTGCAATTGAAGGATTTAATTTAGGAGAATactataaagaaaaaaaacaaaaaccacatgaagataaatataaatatgatgttAGTGAATGTAGTGCTTTAAAATATAGTTTTCTTGATTTAAGAGATATAATTATAGGATATGATAATTTAGAACCAACAGATAAAGATACAGAAAaacatttgaaaaaaatatttggagatgatgatgaagaagatggAAAACCCGGCAGTGATTACCGCAAAAAATGGTGGACACAAAACCAACAATGTGTATGGAACGCAATGAAATGTGGGTACAAAAAAGGACGTGGCACAGATATACCGACGTGTGATATACCTAGTGAGACCGAATATCCCGTGGGTACCGATCGCCCTAGTGGTACTGCACACCAATTTTTGAGATGGTTTGCCGAATGGGGCGAAGACTACTGTGGTCACTACACGAGGGAATATAAGAAATTACAGGAGGGGTGTAAACAGTGTGATATCAGTAGTGGAAAATGTGATAAAAGCAGTCAAGAATGCCAAGAATGTGAAACTGCgtgtaataattataaagattTTATTGGAAGATGGAGTCctcaatataaaaaacaaaaggaTAAATATGATACACTTAAAACTaatgatacatataaaaaagatgagGATGTGAAAAACTCACAAGAAGCTTATCAATATTTaagcaaaaaaataaaaaaaatatgtaacgGTGGTACAAACAGTGGTATTGACTGTAAGTGTATGCAAGATAAATCGTCACAAACGTCGTCGTCTGCCACTAGTGATACCCCCAAATCTTTGGAGGAAATACCTAGTGGGTATGACCAAAAGTGTAATTGTTCGAATAGTGGTAGTAGTGCTAAACCAGTGGTACCGGCGACATCACAAGATGTATGTGAAACAGTGAAACAATGTATTGATGCtaatgaaacaaaaaaaaaacaagacGCGAATGGGAAAGGATTTTGCAATCCAAAACAAGGACCATTTGATTGGAAATGTGATGCAAGTGAGTTTAAACCTGGTCATACTGGAGCATGTATTCCACCTAGAAGAAAAAAACTATGCATAGCATATTTGAAAGATTTGACTACTGGTGGTAAAACCGAATTGAAAGAAGCTTTTATCAAATGTGTTGCACTGGAAACTAAGTATTTATGGgaacaatatataaaagataacAAACAAAATGGAGATGtagagaaaaaattaaaaacagaTGGAATAATTCCTGAAGGATTTAAACGTCAAATGTTTTATACTGTTGGAGATTTTAAAGATTTTTGTTTAGGAACAGACATAGGTAAAATAACATCAGGTACTGACGTAGAGAAAGcaagaaataatatagatagaATTCTGAAAAATGGACAACCTGGTACCCAATCACCTCAAGATTGGTGgaaaaaaatagaagaagATATATGGAAAGGAATGTTATGTGCTTTAAAACATGCAAGTGGTAATACAAATGACACTATTACAAAGAAAAGTGAGTACCAATATGATAGTGTCACATTTGGTGATAGTAAAACCACAAGTGGTGCCACCAAACTCTCCGAGTTTGCTGGCCGGCCGCAATTTTTGCGGTGGATGACCGAATGGGGGGAACAGTTCTGTCGTGAGTACACGAAGGAATTTAAGATATTACAGGATAAGTGTAGCAGTTGTGAGGTGACTAATGGTACTTCTGGAGCAAAAGCAACATGTAAAGATGAGACCAAATGTAAAGATTGTAAAACACAATgtggaaaatataaagattttATTACACAATGGACAAAGCATTATGAAAGCCAAAATAGGAAATTTAAGGCAGAAAAAAGTACTCCTCAATATGAAAAAGCTGATACCGAAGTAAAAGGTAAAAATAATGCTAGAGAATATTTAaaggaaaaattaaaagatatgAAATGTACAAAGAGTGGCAAAACTGAAAATTGTGAATATACCTGTATGAATGAAGAGTCAGCACAACAAACGTCTAAAAGTGGTAATGAAAAAATGCCCAAATCGTTAGATCAAATACCTGAGGGATATGAAACTAAGTGTGATTGTCCTGCTAAGCCGGCGGCAACAAAACCAGATACATCGACACAAGGGCAAGGGCCTGGACCTGGGCAACAACCCAATCCTCCTCCTCCTGCACGACCGGATTCTCAAGATGGGGGTACTCAACGCGATCACAAACCTATAAATACAAAAGGAGGACAAGCATCAATTACAATTAATACTCAACAGACAACTGACCCTGATACCGCCTCGCCTGCAGGTGGCTCGGCGGGTCCTGGCCCCCCTGGCTCGCCAACCACTGGTGGTAGTGGTAATGTTGACCCACAGGCTAATGGTCCTGGTGGTTCCACTAATTCCACTGTCTCGCCTGATGGCTCACCAGGGAGTGGTGGCTCGCCAGGGACGGGTAATGATTGGTGGCAGACAATAGCGGGAGGTGCTTTGTTTTCTTCGCTTGTTGCTGGAAATTTAGGAATTGCTGCGACATCAACAGCTGTTAATGCTGTTAAAGATATAATTCCTAAGATATCTGATTATGTAGTTCCAGTTGCACAATCTGGAATGGAAATTGCAAAAAAAGCAGCTAGTGGTGTTGTTGAAAATATTGGAAAACCAATTGCAGAAAATGTTGCACCAATTttggaagaaaaaataaaggaaacCATTAGTACATTAAAGGATGTCATAAGTCCCCCCAATAATGCCACAAATGGTTCAAATAGTGTTAATGGTGGGCAACAACCCCCTGGACCTCAATCTCCACCTGCTGGTAACCAAATTAATTCCAGTAGTTCTTCTTCTTCCagttcttcttcttcatcaagtagtagtagtagttcGTCATCACTAACCCCATCAACACATGGACAAGGACCTAGTGGAAAAACAGGTGGAAAGGGAAAAGGACATACACCCCCATCACAACCTAGTGTTATACCCACCCCAACAACGTGGCCAGACCCCACAACAACCGTGTCCTTATCTGCCATACCTTGGGCTATAGGTATTGGTTTTGTTGGGATAGTTTATTTAATGTTTTTGAAG AAAAAAACCCCGACTCGACCTGCAGATATTTTTAGCATCCTTGAGATACCCCAAAATGATGAGGCAATGCCCACACACACTTCCACCAATAGATATATACCTTATAGGAGTCAATATAAAGgcaaaacatacatatatgttgAAGGAGACGAACCAGATGATTATCTTCGTGATATATCTTCCTCTGACGTGACTTCGTCAGAAAGCGAATATGAAGAGATAGATTTATATGTGCCACGTAGTCctaaatataaaactttGATCGAAGTAGTACTAAAACCAACTAAAAGTGGTGACATACCAAGTGGTACTCTACCTAGTGATATACCATTTAGTGGTGACATACCAAGTCATATACCCATAGAGGATGAATGGAATGAATTAAAACatgattttattttgaacATGTTACAAAATGATATACCTGGAAACACTACAGATactaatatttcatatagtGGTATGCCTCTAGAACAACCTTTTATTACACAAATCCAAGATCGAAAATTATATAGTGATGAAAacgaaattatatataatattaattggaATGTTCCGGAAAATATCACAACAAATACTGCGACATATAATAGTTTATATAGTGGTATAGATCTAATTAATGATTCGTTAAATAGTGGTAATGATATTGATATTTATGATGAGTTGTTAAAAcgaaaagaaaatgaattgTTTGGAACAAAATATACGAAAAATACAACAACAAATAAAGTTGCAAAACCAATAAGTGGTGATCCGATACTCAATCAAATAGATCTATATCATAAATGGTTAGAGAGAAATAAAGATATGTTCAACCAATGGAATAATAAAGAGGAAATGTTAAGTAAATTGAATGAAAAATGGAATATGCAACATGATAATATATCCATTGATGAAGTCAACCCTTTTAATAATACACATAAAATGTTAAATACTAACCTTTCTATAGAAGTTAGTAGTGATATGACCCATGATACATCTAATATGGATATGAGTGGTACTAATAGATATACTTATTTGGATGATATGGATTCGTTCGAAAATAGTAGTGATGAAAATTTATGA